The Bos indicus x Bos taurus breed Angus x Brahman F1 hybrid chromosome 11, Bos_hybrid_MaternalHap_v2.0, whole genome shotgun sequence sequence CCACAGCTACAGGATAATTCTATAGCTGGGACTATGGGACTTTATCACTGTGATGAACTGCAGCTGGTGCCATGTTCTTGTCAGATTtaggacacaggagcctgcagGAGGTGAGTCAGACGACTATGACATTACAGAAGAGCAGTTAATGTCAGTACTTCCAGCAACTCCATTCGCCCCTGTTGACCAAGAAACACAGCTCTGCTCCTTAAGAAATCACATTCTCGCCTGATAAAAAGGACCCTGATTTTCTGAAAGGCGAGGAAGGGAGGGTGCACCCTGAGATTACCTACACTTCCGGGAGAGGACTGGGCACACACTGGAGGAGTGCCCAGCAAGCCCCTCCTGTGCTTTTTCGGGATAACGGTACCCTGCAGACAAGCGGGATAGCCGCGCCTTCTGAAAGGGGACCCAGGTTCTGAGCAGCCTGACTGACATCACACAGTCTGAGTGGCTGCAAGGAGAGCGTGTGCCCTGGGGAATGAGTGTGTGCCTTGGCACCTGAGGGACTAGACTTGGGCTAGAGAACACTGCCACCTTTAAACTGCAGCTGACCTTGAGCGAGTTACTGAACCTCTGAACTTCACGTAACCGGTACTACCTTGCTGGGAAAACTTTTAAATGCATGCAAAGTACACAGTTCCTGATTCACAACCAGAGCTTGATAAACTGTAACTGTTATTAGTTGGATATTCCTTGCAATATTCCACTTCTGGAGAGAAAAAATGTTGACAACATTTTAACTGCTGTACAGATACTGGAAACCATTTATTACAAATGGTCCGGGCGCGGCTCCGCCTCACCTGTCTCCCAGCTGCAGGGCGGCCAGGTGCTGCCCCAGGACCTCTGCGGTCAtcactcttctgtccacgggCTGTGACCTGCGCCTCTGCTGGCCTTCTCCTGCCGCCCAGGAGCGGGGTCTGTGCTGTCCGGTTCCTAAAGCCtgtgggagaagagaagagttgggtgaggggtggggaaggacaGGAAGGAACTTCCCAGCCCATCCCAGCTGACATCTTCCAGGCAGTTTCTGGGGGATAGGCTGAGCTGTCAGCTGTGCCCTAGGGCTGTGAGCTCTGGGCAGGAAATCTGCACATGAAACTCCCCTACCTGTCTATGCTTTTTATATATCTTATCTATcattttcccctaattttttaagtataaatttcatttcaaaagatTCCCACCTACTGTGACTAaactatggagaaaaaaaatctggtcTAGTTTGGATGTAATAAGTAGTAAATGGTAGGAAAATGGGAGAGCAAAAACTCAGGAAAAAAGAGCTGAGGAAGCCTTAGCGGGAGGATCCTCTCTGAGCAGGTGGTCTCTCCCCTTATGAAGGGCACAACCTGTCCCCCGACAGTGGGGTCCAGGGCCCCACAACCTGCCTCTTTTCTGAGTGTCTTCGCCCAAGGCTGTCTTGTGGAAGGAAGCCCGTCTCTGCAACAGAACTGAGCTCGAGGAGACCCCACCACTTCCTCTGCCGCCTCTTTTTCAGCCCCTTCTTTGGCCACTGCCTGCTCTGCCCTTGGAGTCTGAGATGGAGGGGTCTGTCAGTGCTCTCTGGTGGGTGTTACACAGCTGTACCATCCCCGCCCTGCATCACCCCCGCAATCTCTGCTCACCAGGCCCTTCTTCTCATGCCTTTTACTCTCCTGGCTGATCTTCGAGGAATAAAACCGCCTTTCAAAAACAGTTTGATTTACGTCACTAGTCATTTTCACCTTATAAGGTGGAAATTTCTCTTCTGCACAGACAAGCTTTTCAGGACTATAAAGAATAGTAGAAGAAAATGATTTCAACTCAGTATAAATAGAATTGTACCATTCAATAATTGCCTGAAAATTTAGTGAACTCAGCACTCACTTCATGAAAATGAGAGACTGAGAAAACATCACTTGGTGGCTGTCGATCAGTctgcccccacccacacccccgcAGGCTCCATCCTTAGGCGGTGAGTCATGTGACCTTCTACGGCTGTAGCTGAGGCCTGCGACCCAGAGCCTCAGTCCCTAGAGTTGTAATTGGGACAGAGGACCTTCAGGCAGCCTCAGAGGGCTCAAACCAGAAAGGCAGAACCAGGGCATCCATTTTCCAGGACATGCacaaaaaagcagagaaagagaaacgAAGCAGGTTCACAAAGAGAAGCTATGATAGATGCCCCACATCCATCATCCATCAAGTCCCAGAGAGGCAAGGAGTGACCTTGTGGTACCTTAAGCAGCCTGGCTATCTTTCTGACTGCCAAGGTCTGACTGTGTCCCCTcacaattcatatgttgaaacccccCAGCaaagtgatggtattaggaggtggggcctttgggaggtgattaggtcatgagagcaGAGCCCTCCTGATTGGGATTAATGACCTTGTGAAACAGGCCTGAGAGTGCCGTCACCCTTTCCACCAGTGAGAAGACTCAGTGTCTGAATCAGGAAGCCAGTCCTCACCAGACTctgaatctgccagcaccttgatcttgaatttCCCTGCCTCCACcaagagaaatatatttctgtcatttataagccacccagtgtCAGCTCCTGTTACCGCAGCCTGAACAGATGGAGACACTGACTGTGGCTTCCATGAGAGATGGGTGCTTTCTAACATACCCAGGCCCCCTTCCCTTTTTTTCAAATTGAGAAGGACTCCACTTTTTTTGATCAAACTGTCTCTAACAAAGTTACCTCACTCTTAAGTCCTTTTATTACTTTATTGAACAGCAATGTGAGGCACCCACAGGTGCATCCTCTCGGAAGGTTTCCCAGGGCTGTCTCCATCCCTGCCCGGGAAGCCAAGGCCTCTCTATGGAAATCACCTTCACCTCCACTCCTCCATTCATTCATCCCACAAGTACTGACTCCTCATCTGCTATCTTCCAGCTAAGGGCTGGGAACACCAAGATACATTAGCaacccctgccctcagggagcttgctgcagagagaggaggcaggaaggggagcAGAGGAACAGCCAAGCGATAATCCCCCAAGTGCTGACTTGATCCACATATTTCTGTGCTTtgtcatatttcttttctttagagaGAGGGGATTTTTTTAGACAAAGCCAGAAAAGGTAGCACGGCCCAGAGAGCACCTTATGTGCTAGTTGGGCTGGACGTTATTGTAATGGTTATGGGAATCTACTAAAGGGTTTTTAGTTCGGGAGGTTGATCACTTTGAAGAGATTCCTCTGGCTGTGAGGTGGAGGGTCCATCAGAAGAGACAGACTCAAAGGCAGAATATCAACTAAAGAAATGTGACCGTCTATAAAGGCTGAGGAGCCAGAGAGGGGAGATGAGGAAATAACGCAATATAAAGGCTTTGCCTTGCTAGGGGATGAGGAGTTATATAATTAttgatgtttaaataaaaatatttgttaaaatttgtaaaaaaaaaaaaaaaaaaaccacgaaACCAAAAATAGAACACAAAACTTTCAAATCACAGGAAAGCAGAAACAAAGTAGTGTTGTTCATTCCAGCAAAACTCAGGATGGGGGATAAAAAGGAAACACCAAGAGAACATGACAGACATGAcaggaatgctttttttttttcttttgctgtagaAAATTTGCAAAGGCCAATGCTCCTACTGCAACaacttaagagaaaataaaaaaaattcagcccCTTGAAGCCCCACAAAATTCCTGTTTTAAAGTCACTGGCCAGCAGTGGAGCAGTTCTTCCAGAGGAAACAGTCCTTCAGAGGGAGCTGTCGGTCTCGGGCTACCTTCTCCCCTGGGAGCTTTGGTCAACATCAGGTAGCAGGGACTGATTTCTCCATCCTCCCAGCATATCTTTGGCAGATTTTCTCTCCCAGGCCTGGTGCTGTCCTGGAAAGTGGGTAGTTAACCCTGTTCTGAACAAACCCCCTCCCTGGGGATGGGGGAAAGTCAAACCAGGGCACTGGAACTAGGTTTCCCCATCAGGGGCGGAGATCCTCCAGGCCCTGAGGATCTCCGCAGCCTTCCTCACAACTTCTCTGAAAAGGAACAAAGTAAGATGCttgaactataaaaataaaacaattgaaaataaaaactcagtGGATGGATTTAACAACAGATGGTTAGATACAACCGAAGAGATAAAGAGTAAAAATACCTAGAATTAAATTTGGAGCAACTTGGAAATGACACAAGAAAGGGTAAGAGGGAAGTTACAGTGAGAAAATCTAAAATACGGTTAactggaattcagaaagaaaacagtatATGGCAGAGgtaacaaagagaaaatgaatgaaaacctccctgaactgactgaagacatCACTTTACAGATACAAAAAGATGCATAAATGCCAAttagattcaaaaaaaaaaaaaaaatccacacctAGGGACATCATAGAAAACTActgaaaatcaaagacaacaagaaaatgttaaaagcatCCAGATAAAAAGATAACTGTCTCCAGAAGAACAACAGCAGGATGGGCAATTTTAAGAGCAAAAGACAGGGATATATGTTGAAAGAAAATATCTGCCAACCTAACATTCTTAATCCTGTGAGAACAGCcttcaaaaatgaaagtaaagtcttGAAAAGGCTACATGCTGTGTGACTCCAGCTGTATAACATAACCAGGCCAAACTCTGGCCACAGCAAAAAGACCTTTACCTGCATTTGCTGTGTGTTTTGCTTCCCACAGGCCTCGCAAAGGCTTTGGGCCTGTCCTTTGAAACCATGCTGTGGAGACTGAACGTGAACTGGGGCAGTCTGGCATACTGCCTGGCCTTCTCTAgctctttaaattcttttaaggTACATCGTTTTCCTACAGGAAGATAAAAATCTAAATCAACACCTTTAAGGTCAGCTCCAGTCACCCTTGCGGTAGGAGATCACTAGAGAACTGAAGTCTCTAAAGGTGAAGCCCCGTGATCACAAAGTACCTGTCGTGTACTGAAAAACAGCTCTCTGCTCTTCATCTATCTCTTGCTGTCTTATAAACAGAGGATCACAGAATGGTGGGACCGCAACCTGCAAGAAAATGACTCTCTGAGGACCCAAGTACAATTTGTTTTAAATCTGTCTGAAGCATTCGAGTGTGGCCTTACTATACGCTAAAGCAGCTGAGAACAAGGACCCAGGAGTAATGTCATACAGAGCAAGGGAAGCATAAATGCCACCCGCCTCACCCAAGAATATTTCACTGAGCCTTAAGTGGCTGAATGGAGCAAGGGCTACCCAAAGAGAAGACACATACTCCCGTTAAGAGTTCTACAGTATCAATGCATCAGTCAACAAGTATCTGCTGATGCAACTGCAGGGGTGGCTGCCTCCCAGCGGGGTCCTGTATTCAGGAATCTCTCAGTCTAGAACAGACAAGTCAAGGATGACAACTACCTCGTCGTGAGAGGCATCAGCTTAGCTGCTTTAGgagcacaaaaagaaagaaagaaagaaagtcactcagtcatgtccgactctttgtgaccccatggactatagcctatgaggctcttccgtccatgggattttccaggcaagagtacaggagtgggttgccatttccttctccagggtatcttcccaacccagggattgaacccaggtctcccacattgcaggcagacgctttaccatctgaatcaccaaggaagccctgggagCACAAGGCAGAGCTCTAAGCCAGCTTGGGAGGAAGGGCACTCCTTGAGGGCTGACCACTGGTCTCTAAGGGCCTGTGAGAACCTCAGGGCAGGAGAACAGTACATGCTGAGGTCCAGGGCCAGCTACAGAGGCCGTGGAGGAAGGTGGTTTTCTCCTTCCCTC is a genomic window containing:
- the FAM228A gene encoding protein FAM228A, yielding MAATKMSNCGKHFGPEQLEKWPELESVTLMEALAREDIDEAVYAILFRENCIAKRLDTYFQHLDAFKERKKELLHKKWTENVAKPLQQRIMEKVISYKALEKTKQENFEYFLKHTNKTEIIFGDFYDPEVYNPFYMTKKDPNYGKVAVPPFCDPLFIRQQEIDEEQRAVFQYTTGKRCTLKEFKELEKARQYARLPQFTFSLHSMVSKDRPKAFARPVGSKTHSKCSPEKLVCAEEKFPPYKVKMTSDVNQTVFERRFYSSKISQESKRHEKKGLALGTGQHRPRSWAAGEGQQRRRSQPVDRRVMTAEVLGQHLAALQLGDR